A window from Kovacikia minuta CCNUW1 encodes these proteins:
- the pipX gene encoding transcriptional coactivator PipX, giving the protein MSNENYLNHPNFGLLFRVCLVDVNRELFTTLYAQRLFFLVANGREGLEFEPITRTDARILVENRMRTLRRLGQHQDYNHLQVVYKQTFQ; this is encoded by the coding sequence ATGAGCAACGAGAATTACTTAAATCATCCAAATTTTGGATTACTGTTTAGAGTGTGTTTGGTTGATGTGAACCGAGAACTGTTCACCACTCTGTATGCTCAACGCCTGTTTTTCCTAGTAGCCAATGGACGAGAAGGGCTGGAGTTTGAACCAATTACCCGAACCGACGCCCGCATTTTAGTCGAGAATCGGATGCGGACGCTGCGTCGCTTAGGGCAACATCAGGACTACAATCACCTTCAGGTGGTTTACAAACAAACATTTCAATGA
- a CDS encoding YggS family pyridoxal phosphate-dependent enzyme, translating to MTLFSQLGGTISERISQIRQTVPDSVRLIAVTKQVSIAAMRQAYAAGIRDFGESRIQEAEAKQAQLQDLLDVTWHLIGHLQSNKAQRALEKFQWIHSIDTLKLAQRLNQFAAQASHRPKVLLQVKLLPDPNKYGWEVSDLLEDLLELNRCESLSIEGLMTILPQNLNPSESLEVFQQTKELASRIEQLNFAHIRMGQISMGMSGDYTSAVQAGATMIRLGRILFGDREA from the coding sequence ATGACGCTGTTTTCTCAACTTGGGGGTACAATCTCTGAGCGCATTTCCCAAATTCGTCAGACAGTGCCGGATTCTGTGCGGTTAATTGCGGTCACAAAACAGGTATCGATCGCCGCCATGCGTCAGGCATACGCTGCTGGAATTCGGGATTTTGGCGAAAGCCGCATCCAGGAAGCGGAAGCCAAGCAAGCGCAACTTCAAGATCTTTTGGATGTAACCTGGCATTTGATTGGTCATTTGCAAAGTAATAAAGCTCAAAGAGCACTGGAAAAATTTCAATGGATTCATTCGATCGATACTTTAAAGTTGGCACAACGACTCAACCAGTTTGCTGCCCAAGCATCCCATCGACCTAAAGTTTTGCTGCAAGTTAAACTTTTACCTGATCCCAACAAATATGGATGGGAAGTTTCGGATTTGCTTGAGGATTTATTGGAGCTAAATCGATGTGAGTCTCTTAGCATTGAGGGGCTAATGACGATTCTTCCTCAAAATCTAAATCCTTCAGAATCTTTAGAAGTTTTTCAACAGACTAAAGAATTAGCAAGTAGAATTGAGCAGCTAAATTTTGCCCATATCCGAATGGGACAAATTTCAATGGGAATGTCAGGTGATTACACTTCTGCGGTTCAAGCAGGGGCAACTATGATTCGGCTGGGACGAATCCTATTTGGCGATCGGGAAGCCTGA
- a CDS encoding acyl-CoA desaturase: protein MTVATSKKLNFDWAVIVFMAILHAGALLAFVPSLFSWSAVGLAIFLHWVTGGLGITLGWHRLVSHRSFQTPKWLEYFLVFCGTLSMQGGPIWWVGLHRHHHFYSDQAVDHHDSNKGFWWSHMGWMFREVPAETEVPRFTKDIADDPIYKFMDDYFLPIQLGFAVILYLIGGLPFVVWGIFVRLVVVFHCTWLVNSATHKFGYRTYDAGDRSTNCWWVALLTYGEGWHNNHHAYQFSARHGMRWWEIDLTWMTIQFLQAVGLATKVKLVEKEG, encoded by the coding sequence ATGACTGTTGCAACTTCTAAAAAACTAAATTTCGACTGGGCTGTGATTGTGTTTATGGCAATCCTCCATGCAGGCGCGCTGCTTGCTTTTGTGCCCTCCCTGTTTAGCTGGTCAGCAGTAGGTCTGGCAATCTTTTTACATTGGGTCACGGGTGGCTTGGGGATCACATTGGGCTGGCATCGACTGGTCAGCCATCGCAGTTTTCAGACACCGAAATGGTTAGAGTACTTTCTTGTCTTTTGCGGCACCCTGTCCATGCAGGGGGGGCCAATCTGGTGGGTGGGTTTGCACCGCCACCACCACTTCTACTCCGATCAGGCTGTTGATCACCATGACTCTAACAAGGGCTTTTGGTGGAGTCATATGGGGTGGATGTTCCGTGAAGTTCCAGCGGAGACAGAAGTTCCTCGCTTTACCAAAGATATTGCAGACGACCCGATTTATAAATTCATGGATGATTACTTCCTGCCGATTCAACTTGGGTTTGCCGTCATTTTGTACCTGATCGGCGGCTTGCCGTTTGTGGTTTGGGGCATCTTTGTGCGGTTGGTAGTGGTGTTTCATTGCACCTGGTTAGTCAATAGCGCGACCCATAAGTTTGGCTACCGAACCTACGATGCAGGCGATCGCTCCACCAACTGCTGGTGGGTTGCCCTGCTAACCTATGGTGAAGGCTGGCACAACAACCACCATGCCTACCAGTTCTCTGCCCGCCACGGTATGCGCTGGTGGGAAATTGACCTGACCTGGATGACGATTCAATTTCTTCAGGCAGTAGGATTGGCGACGAAAGTAAAACTGGTTGAAAAGGAAGGATAA
- a CDS encoding methionine gamma-lyase family protein, giving the protein MNRFNPLEEAEQALTLIFSGIDTQVKDNLNRVLSAFRRHRVGTHHFSGVTGYGHDDLGRQVLDRVFADIVAAEAAAVRVQFVSGTHAIACALYGVLRPGDELLAVVGPPYDTLEEVIGVRGNNQGSLAEFGIRYRELALTEAGTVNWAALGTTIKPETRMVLIQRSCGYSWRPSLTIAEIEKIIYLVKQQNPSTICFVDNCYGEFVENREPPAVGADLIAGSLIKNPGGTIVTAGGYVAGRADLVEAATCRLTAPGIGRSGGATFDQNRLLFQGLFLAPQMVGEAMKGNHLTAYVFDKLGYPVNPLPLAPRRDVIQAVQLGSPEKLIAFCRAIQQHSPIGSYLDPVPAEMPGYDDQLVMAGGTFIDGSTSEFSADGPLREPYVVFCQGGTHWTHVAIALEAAMEAIGPG; this is encoded by the coding sequence ATGAATCGCTTCAACCCATTAGAGGAAGCAGAACAAGCGCTAACCCTGATTTTTTCTGGAATTGACACTCAGGTCAAGGATAATCTAAACCGGGTGCTATCCGCATTTCGTCGTCATCGCGTTGGAACTCACCATTTTTCTGGGGTTACAGGCTACGGTCACGATGATTTGGGTCGTCAGGTTTTGGATCGGGTCTTTGCTGACATCGTGGCAGCAGAGGCAGCAGCTGTGCGCGTCCAATTTGTTTCTGGGACACACGCGATCGCCTGTGCCCTATATGGGGTTTTGCGTCCAGGGGACGAACTGCTGGCAGTGGTGGGGCCTCCCTATGACACATTAGAAGAAGTCATCGGTGTCCGGGGAAACAATCAAGGATCGCTGGCAGAATTTGGGATTCGTTACCGAGAATTGGCACTAACGGAAGCAGGCACGGTAAATTGGGCTGCTTTGGGAACAACCATCAAACCAGAAACACGGATGGTTTTGATCCAGCGTTCCTGTGGGTACTCCTGGCGACCCAGTTTGACGATCGCCGAAATTGAAAAAATCATTTATCTGGTCAAACAGCAAAACCCAAGCACCATCTGCTTTGTCGATAACTGCTACGGCGAGTTTGTAGAAAATCGGGAGCCACCCGCAGTTGGGGCAGATTTAATTGCGGGTTCCCTGATCAAAAATCCTGGTGGTACCATTGTCACCGCTGGTGGCTATGTGGCTGGACGGGCAGACCTGGTTGAAGCAGCGACCTGTCGCCTGACCGCTCCTGGAATTGGTCGTTCTGGCGGTGCCACTTTTGACCAGAATCGGTTGCTATTTCAGGGACTATTTCTAGCCCCCCAAATGGTCGGTGAAGCAATGAAAGGGAACCATTTAACAGCCTATGTGTTCGACAAATTGGGCTACCCGGTCAATCCGTTGCCCCTTGCTCCCCGACGGGATGTGATTCAGGCAGTCCAGTTGGGTTCCCCTGAAAAGTTAATTGCCTTCTGCCGTGCCATTCAACAACATTCCCCGATCGGGTCCTATCTTGATCCGGTGCCCGCTGAAATGCCCGGTTACGATGACCAACTGGTAATGGCAGGGGGAACCTTTATTGATGGCAGTACCTCTGAGTTTTCAGCGGATGGTCCCCTACGGGAACCCTACGTTGTCTTTTGCCAGGGAGGAACTCATTGGACCCATGTGGCGATCGCTTTGGAGGCTGCAATGGAAGCGATTGGACCTGGATAA